The Crocinitomicaceae bacterium genome includes a region encoding these proteins:
- a CDS encoding recombinase family protein — MSNKQLENFGQFAKKGIAFKTEGKTKAVIYTRVSTKEQADNNASLGTQKKYCELHAKKRNLTVVESFGGTFESAKSDDRKEFQKMLTYVKRHVDIAYIIVYSFDRFSRTGANGSYIVEQLKKRGIILLSATQEVDSTTSSGALQQDMFFTFSKFDNAIRRDKTVSGMQEKLRKGFVCGAIPFGYDNTNPGKGKYPNLVINKEGKLLQKAFELKAKTDLTYSEITKQLKKQGWKKGHKKLSDYFRNPIYCGIIVSSIIPGEVIEGSHPQIVSKEIFLKVNGLLNQKNYGGTYQKDDENLPLKQFIIADSCGTAYTGYLVRRKNIYYYKNNRIGSKENKSAKQMHELFLQTLKEYELTDIELKQPMKEMLIQVFIQMHEESIANALGLEKQVSALQMNLNKIGKRFALGEIDRELYLKYKEEFDKELTDLTDEIENSHFNLSNLENAIDIALGSAANLSEAWSSGDLEEKRRIQKMVFPEGIRYDHEKHVYRTPRVNSMFSAIPLIRSHWAENKNGKSSNFMNFSRLVPKKGIEPLLFRTRV, encoded by the coding sequence ATGAGCAATAAGCAATTGGAAAATTTTGGGCAGTTTGCAAAAAAAGGTATTGCCTTTAAAACGGAAGGAAAAACTAAAGCAGTTATTTATACTAGAGTTTCCACCAAAGAGCAAGCGGATAATAATGCTTCGTTGGGAACCCAGAAAAAATATTGTGAGCTACACGCCAAAAAGAGAAATTTAACTGTTGTTGAATCTTTCGGTGGCACTTTTGAATCAGCTAAAAGTGATGACCGTAAAGAATTTCAAAAGATGCTGACTTATGTTAAACGCCATGTTGATATTGCATATATTATTGTTTATTCTTTTGATCGCTTTTCAAGAACAGGAGCAAATGGATCTTACATTGTCGAGCAATTAAAAAAGCGAGGAATTATTCTACTTTCTGCAACCCAAGAAGTTGATTCAACAACATCATCAGGCGCTCTGCAACAAGATATGTTTTTTACGTTCAGCAAATTTGACAATGCAATTCGCCGAGATAAAACTGTATCAGGAATGCAAGAAAAACTTAGAAAAGGATTTGTGTGTGGCGCTATTCCATTTGGTTACGACAATACAAATCCCGGTAAAGGAAAATATCCCAATCTCGTTATTAATAAAGAAGGAAAGCTATTGCAAAAAGCATTTGAATTAAAAGCGAAAACCGACCTTACCTATTCCGAAATTACAAAGCAACTTAAAAAACAAGGTTGGAAAAAGGGACACAAAAAATTGAGCGATTATTTTAGAAATCCGATTTACTGTGGCATTATCGTTAGCTCAATTATTCCCGGAGAAGTTATAGAAGGCAGTCATCCGCAAATTGTGTCGAAAGAAATCTTTCTGAAAGTAAATGGTTTATTAAACCAAAAAAATTACGGAGGCACATATCAAAAAGACGATGAAAATCTGCCGTTAAAACAATTCATTATTGCTGATAGTTGTGGTACGGCCTATACGGGTTATTTAGTCAGAAGAAAGAACATTTATTATTATAAGAATAACCGTATCGGAAGCAAAGAAAACAAAAGTGCAAAACAGATGCACGAACTGTTTTTACAAACGCTAAAAGAATATGAGTTGACTGATATTGAATTGAAACAACCGATGAAAGAAATGCTAATTCAGGTATTTATTCAGATGCATGAAGAGAGTATTGCAAATGCACTCGGTTTGGAAAAACAGGTGTCTGCATTACAAATGAATTTGAATAAAATAGGAAAACGATTTGCTTTGGGTGAAATCGATCGTGAACTTTACCTAAAATACAAGGAGGAATTTGATAAGGAATTAACTGACCTTACCGATGAAATCGAAAATTCACATTTTAATTTATCGAACCTTGAAAATGCAATAGATATTGCATTAGGTTCTGCCGCCAATCTCAGTGAGGCATGGTCTTCTGGCGATTTAGAAGAAAAAAGAAGAATTCAAAAAATGGTGTTCCCAGAGGGAATTCGCTATGATCACGAAAAACACGTTTATCGAACCCCAAGAGTAAATTCGATGTTCTCGGCAATCCCTTTAATACGAAGCCATTGGGCGGAAAATAAAAACGGGAAAAGCTCAAATTTTATGAACTTTTCCCGTCTTGTACCGAAGAAGGGAATCGAACCCTTACTCTTTCGAACACGAGTTTGA
- a CDS encoding MerR family transcriptional regulator has protein sequence MKKKSQIETRIEESMRFIAYLSDKKFTLAHIGLSDKVSFDWTKSGLYLEEKNVKGRRKYNAIEYVWLRLVKELREFGLSYDAIRNVKSVVLKKVKVQDYLLQLLKGDLKKEEDVKSLQTQINLALKTNLELQKVINEGSTDLMNSIFCMLMYETFVHKSDATLLIKKNGTTIVKSGKHVPESKSKVEVMNEPFISYPLRHVIIEFMQRENLMKTEMAMNMK, from the coding sequence ATGAAAAAGAAAAGCCAAATAGAAACACGAATAGAAGAATCGATGCGCTTCATCGCATATCTTTCTGACAAAAAATTTACGCTTGCCCATATCGGTTTAAGTGATAAAGTTTCTTTTGACTGGACAAAATCAGGATTGTATCTTGAAGAAAAAAACGTTAAGGGCAGAAGAAAATACAATGCCATTGAGTATGTCTGGTTGCGACTTGTTAAAGAACTTCGTGAATTTGGATTGTCCTATGACGCGATTAGAAATGTTAAAAGCGTGGTTCTAAAAAAGGTCAAAGTTCAGGACTATCTACTGCAATTATTGAAAGGAGATTTGAAGAAAGAGGAAGATGTAAAATCACTTCAAACACAAATTAATCTTGCATTAAAGACCAATTTAGAATTGCAAAAAGTAATTAATGAAGGTAGCACCGATTTGATGAATAGTATATTCTGTATGTTGATGTACGAGACTTTTGTTCACAAATCCGATGCTACTCTGTTGATCAAAAAGAACGGAACGACGATAGTAAAAAGTGGGAAACATGTACCCGAAAGTAAAAGCAAGGTTGAAGTTATGAATGAGCCGTTTATTTCTTATCCGTTACGGCATGTTATAATTGAATTTATGCAAAGAGAAAATTTAATGAAGACCGAAATGGCAATGAACATGAAGTAA